A window from Thermomonas aquatica encodes these proteins:
- a CDS encoding MFS transporter, with protein MSGHSQFELLKQRRFLPYFTVQAFGAFNDNVFRQAIIGLLGVMAAAGTLDPSTRGTYTQLAPAVFILPYFLFSSIAGQFAERTEKSKLIRITTAMEIAIMSVAAVAFLLQSLPLLLVCLFATGVQSTLFGPVKYSILPSVLKPEELTGGNGLVEMGTSIAVLLGMLFGGLIFAVAGEHGTQAAAVAVILLAVCGNLASRAIPTVDASAPDLKVQWNPIPESLAILRLTKKQLAVRNSVLGVSWFWFTGTVLTGNLPVYAETHLGGTPTLYVFVLAVFSIGVGVGSLLCEKLSARTVEIGLVPMGAIGMSACILHLALAPAIAAHGLDVRGFLAQPGAWRIVLDLAGIGLFSGFYVVPLFALIQSRTPKDELSRVIAGMNIQNALFIVAAAVGGVALQQWLGWSIPQLFLALAIASVLVAAWIFSIVPEFLMRFLSWLLVRTLYRLKLHGIEKHVPDEGAALLVCNHVSYMDALILSASIPRPVRFVMYYRIFNIPVMSWIFRTAKAIPIAGAKEDPAVMQRAFDAVDAALAEGELVCIFPEGALTKDGAMAPFKSGVEKILERRPVPVVPMALKNMWGSMWSRRANAKQGDLLDRMRVPQRLRAHVEVVAGAPVDGATATAESLEAQVRALRGDAA; from the coding sequence ATGTCCGGCCACAGCCAGTTCGAACTGCTCAAGCAGCGCCGCTTCCTGCCCTACTTCACCGTGCAGGCGTTCGGGGCCTTCAACGACAACGTGTTCCGGCAGGCGATCATCGGCCTGCTGGGGGTGATGGCCGCGGCGGGCACGCTGGATCCGTCCACCCGCGGCACCTACACCCAGCTGGCGCCGGCGGTGTTCATCCTGCCGTATTTCCTGTTCTCCTCGATCGCCGGGCAGTTCGCCGAGCGCACCGAGAAGTCGAAGCTGATCCGCATCACCACCGCGATGGAGATCGCGATCATGTCGGTGGCGGCGGTCGCCTTCCTGCTGCAGAGCCTGCCGCTGCTGCTGGTGTGCCTGTTCGCCACCGGCGTGCAGAGCACGCTGTTCGGGCCGGTGAAGTATTCGATTTTGCCCTCGGTGCTGAAGCCGGAAGAGCTGACCGGCGGCAACGGGCTGGTGGAGATGGGCACCAGCATCGCGGTGTTGCTGGGCATGCTGTTCGGCGGGCTGATCTTCGCGGTGGCGGGCGAACACGGCACGCAGGCGGCGGCGGTGGCGGTGATCCTGCTGGCGGTCTGCGGCAACCTGGCCAGCCGCGCGATCCCGACCGTCGATGCCTCCGCGCCCGACCTGAAGGTGCAGTGGAACCCGATCCCGGAATCGCTGGCGATCCTGCGGCTGACGAAGAAGCAACTCGCGGTGCGCAATTCGGTGCTCGGCGTCAGCTGGTTCTGGTTCACCGGGACGGTGCTGACCGGCAACCTGCCGGTGTACGCGGAGACCCACTTGGGCGGCACGCCGACCCTCTACGTGTTCGTGCTGGCGGTGTTCTCGATCGGGGTCGGCGTGGGTTCGCTGCTGTGCGAAAAGCTGTCCGCGCGCACGGTGGAAATCGGCCTGGTGCCGATGGGCGCGATCGGCATGAGCGCCTGCATCCTGCACCTGGCGCTGGCGCCGGCGATCGCCGCGCACGGGCTGGACGTGCGCGGCTTCTTGGCGCAGCCGGGCGCATGGCGGATCGTGCTGGACCTGGCCGGGATCGGCCTGTTCTCCGGCTTCTACGTGGTGCCGCTGTTCGCGTTGATCCAGAGCCGCACGCCGAAGGATGAACTGTCGCGGGTGATCGCCGGCATGAACATCCAGAACGCGCTGTTCATCGTCGCCGCGGCGGTGGGCGGGGTGGCGCTGCAGCAGTGGCTGGGCTGGAGCATCCCGCAACTGTTCCTGGCGCTGGCGATCGCGAGCGTGCTGGTCGCAGCGTGGATCTTCAGCATCGTCCCCGAATTCCTGATGCGCTTCCTCAGCTGGCTGCTGGTGCGCACGCTGTACCGGCTCAAGCTGCACGGCATCGAAAAGCACGTGCCCGACGAAGGCGCGGCGCTGCTGGTCTGCAACCACGTCAGCTACATGGACGCGCTGATCCTGTCGGCCAGCATCCCGCGGCCGGTGCGTTTCGTCATGTACTACAGGATCTTCAACATCCCGGTGATGTCGTGGATCTTCCGCACCGCCAAGGCGATCCCGATCGCCGGCGCCAAGGAGGATCCCGCGGTCATGCAGCGCGCGTTCGACGCGGTCGATGCCGCGCTGGCCGAGGGCGAACTGGTCTGCATCTTCCCGGAAGGCGCATTGACCAAGGACGGTGCGATGGCGCCGTTCAAGTCGGGCGTGGAGAAGATCCTCGAGCGCCGCCCGGTGCCGGTGGTGCCGATGGCGCTGAAGAACATGTGGGGCAGCATGTGGAGCCGGCGCGCCAACGCGAAGCAAGGCGACCTGCTGGACCGCATGCGCGTGCCGCAGCGGCTGCGCGCGCATGTGGAGGTGGTGGCCGGCGCGCCGGTCGATGGCGCGACCGCGACGGCGGAATCGCTGGAGGCGCAGGTGCGCGCATTGCGCGGGGATGCGGCCTGA
- a CDS encoding DNA methyltransferase, which translates to MPLSLNEIRERARAFAKEWAQETSERAEAQSFWNGFFDVFGVKRRRVAVFEQKAERFSGSKQGRIDVFWPGVMLAEHKSAGVDLDAAYAQATDYFAGIGDAELPRYVLVSDFQRFRLHDLEGDAAPVEFKLADLPKQIGRFGFISGYQARTYKEEDPVNVQAAERMGKLHDALKAAGYDGHSLELLLVRLLFCLFADDTGIFPRQAFHDLIDQRTSVDGADLGLWIGRLFQVLNTPPEARQKTLDEQLAELPYVNGKLFEEMLPLADFNAQMRGLLLDASTLDWSRISPAIFGSMFQSVMDSKARRNLGAHYTSEKNILKLIGPLFLDGLKVELDKAGKDEKKLAQLHRKLATLKFLDPACGCGNFLVIAYRELRELELEVLKRQFATQQSVLVRVQDHVLIDVDQFYGIEIEEFPAQIAQVAMWLMDHQMNLRVSEHFGENVVRLPLKKSATIVHGNALRIDWNDVVPAVELSYILGNPPFIGHQWRDADQMADMTRIWGSEGRFGRLDYVTAWYRLAVDYMQGNPAIRAAFVSTNSISQGEQVGILWADLLARGVRLHFGHRTFQWTNEAKGKAAVHCVIVGFGLTDAVPKRIFDYVELKGEPHEQIVGSLSPYLVEGGELVLPSRTQPPHGYPLMTKGSQPTDGGHLILDPEEREDLLAQDPIAAEWVKPFIGGEELINGSMRYCLWLKDCPPSALRKMPAVLDRLEKVKAARLRSSTASVREWAIRPSLFTQDRQPTTSYLAIPRVSSERRTFIPMGYLEPDVIAHEKLIIIPGATLFHLGVLTSTMHMAWMRAVAGRLESRYSYAPAVYNNFPWPDISDEKHRTSIEAAAQGVLGARAQFPDATLADLYDPLTMPPALVKAHAALDKAVDAAYIAAEKAAGRKPPKLSTDAERVAFLFERYQALTSLLPATKQKKTARKRKDPVA; encoded by the coding sequence ATGCCGCTGAGTCTCAACGAAATACGGGAGCGCGCCCGCGCGTTCGCCAAGGAATGGGCGCAAGAGACCTCGGAGCGTGCGGAAGCGCAGAGCTTCTGGAACGGCTTCTTCGATGTGTTCGGCGTCAAGCGCCGCCGCGTGGCGGTGTTCGAGCAGAAGGCCGAGCGTTTCTCCGGCAGCAAGCAGGGCCGCATCGATGTGTTCTGGCCCGGCGTGATGCTGGCGGAGCACAAGAGCGCCGGCGTGGATCTGGATGCCGCCTACGCGCAGGCCACCGATTACTTCGCCGGCATCGGTGATGCCGAGTTGCCACGCTACGTGCTGGTCAGCGACTTCCAGCGCTTCCGGCTGCACGACCTCGAAGGCGATGCCGCTCCGGTCGAATTCAAGCTGGCCGACCTGCCCAAGCAGATCGGCCGTTTCGGCTTCATCAGCGGTTACCAGGCCCGTACCTACAAGGAAGAAGACCCGGTCAACGTGCAAGCCGCCGAGCGCATGGGCAAGCTGCACGATGCGTTGAAGGCCGCAGGCTACGACGGCCACTCACTGGAACTGCTGCTGGTGCGCCTGCTGTTCTGCCTGTTCGCGGATGACACCGGCATCTTTCCGCGGCAGGCCTTCCATGACCTCATCGACCAGCGCACCTCCGTGGACGGTGCCGACCTCGGCCTGTGGATCGGCCGCCTGTTCCAGGTGCTGAACACCCCGCCGGAGGCGCGCCAGAAGACGCTGGACGAGCAGCTCGCCGAGCTGCCCTACGTCAACGGCAAGCTGTTCGAGGAAATGCTGCCGCTGGCCGATTTCAACGCGCAGATGCGCGGCCTGCTGCTGGACGCCAGCACGCTGGACTGGAGCCGGATCAGCCCGGCCATCTTCGGTTCCATGTTCCAGTCGGTGATGGACAGCAAGGCGCGGCGCAACCTGGGTGCGCACTACACCAGCGAGAAGAACATCCTCAAGCTGATCGGCCCGCTGTTCCTGGATGGGCTGAAGGTGGAACTGGACAAGGCCGGCAAGGACGAGAAAAAGCTGGCCCAGCTGCACCGCAAGCTGGCCACGTTGAAATTCCTCGATCCCGCCTGTGGCTGCGGCAATTTCCTGGTGATCGCCTACCGCGAACTGCGCGAACTGGAGCTCGAGGTGTTGAAGCGCCAATTCGCCACCCAACAGTCGGTGCTGGTGCGGGTGCAGGACCATGTGTTGATCGATGTGGACCAGTTCTACGGCATCGAGATCGAGGAGTTCCCGGCGCAGATCGCCCAGGTGGCGATGTGGCTGATGGATCACCAGATGAACCTGCGGGTGTCCGAGCACTTCGGCGAAAACGTGGTGCGGCTGCCGCTGAAGAAATCCGCGACCATCGTGCATGGCAATGCGTTGCGGATCGATTGGAACGACGTGGTGCCGGCGGTGGAACTGAGCTACATCCTGGGAAATCCACCGTTTATCGGGCATCAGTGGCGCGACGCCGATCAGATGGCAGACATGACTCGCATCTGGGGCTCGGAAGGGCGGTTCGGGCGGCTCGATTACGTCACGGCTTGGTACCGCTTGGCTGTTGATTACATGCAAGGCAATCCAGCAATTCGGGCTGCATTCGTTTCGACAAATTCGATCAGTCAAGGCGAACAGGTTGGCATTCTGTGGGCAGATTTGTTAGCTCGCGGAGTGCGCCTTCACTTCGGCCATCGTACTTTTCAGTGGACAAATGAGGCAAAGGGAAAAGCAGCGGTTCATTGCGTCATCGTTGGATTCGGTTTGACGGATGCAGTTCCTAAGCGAATTTTCGATTACGTCGAACTCAAAGGCGAGCCACATGAGCAGATCGTCGGATCACTGAGTCCGTATCTCGTGGAAGGCGGTGAGTTGGTACTTCCGTCCAGGACACAGCCGCCGCACGGCTATCCACTAATGACTAAAGGCAGCCAGCCGACTGATGGCGGTCATCTGATTCTTGATCCAGAGGAAAGAGAAGACTTGCTCGCACAAGATCCAATTGCCGCCGAGTGGGTGAAACCGTTCATCGGTGGCGAAGAGTTGATCAATGGGTCAATGCGATATTGCTTGTGGCTAAAGGATTGTCCGCCGAGCGCGTTGCGGAAGATGCCGGCTGTACTTGATCGACTTGAAAAAGTGAAGGCGGCCCGTCTGAGAAGTTCAACTGCAAGTGTGCGCGAGTGGGCTATTCGCCCGAGCCTTTTCACGCAGGATCGCCAGCCGACGACGTCATATCTGGCAATCCCTAGAGTTTCATCGGAACGGCGCACATTCATCCCGATGGGATACCTCGAGCCTGATGTCATCGCCCACGAGAAGCTCATCATCATTCCGGGTGCGACGCTTTTCCACCTCGGTGTTCTGACATCGACCATGCACATGGCTTGGATGCGCGCCGTCGCTGGTCGACTTGAAAGTCGCTACAGCTATGCGCCCGCCGTCTACAACAACTTCCCCTGGCCGGACATCAGCGACGAGAAACACCGTACCTCCATCGAAGCCGCCGCCCAAGGCGTACTGGGCGCCCGCGCCCAGTTCCCCGATGCTACGCTGGCCGATCTCTACGACCCACTGACCATGCCACCCGCCCTGGTCAAGGCGCATGCCGCCCTCGACAAGGCCGTTGACGCCGCCTACATCGCCGCCGAAAAGGCCGCAGGCCGCAAACCACCAAAACTGTCCACCGACGCCGAGCGAGTGGCCTTCCTGTTCGAACGCTACCAGGCCCTCACCAGCCTGTTGCCGGCCACGAAGCAGAAGAAGACGGCGCGCAAGCGCAAGGACCCGGTTGCATGA